One region of Paucibacter aquatile genomic DNA includes:
- a CDS encoding RNA methyltransferase yields MRIEDIRQRLRALGAKPPHELRLLRDWVRARPHERSRRKPENFLPLALREGLEALDAELQGLTRLVSNHPGEDGSARLLLALRDGMTVESVLLPREGLCVSSQVGCAVGCQFCMTGREGLIRQVTSAEIIAQVALARSLRPVKKVVFMGMGEPAHNLEHVLEAIELLGLEGNIGHKNLVFSTVGDPRVFERLPLGPVKPALALSLHTSRADLRERLLPRAPQLTPEELVALGEDYARKTGYPIQYQWTLLDGINDTAEELDGIVRLLKGKYAILNMIPYNSVPELPFTRPSWDKAEGIARALHQRGVLTKLRDSAGQDVDGGCGQLRARALASDGSASDAVIRVQRRSAGAH; encoded by the coding sequence ATGCGCATCGAAGACATCCGCCAGCGCTTGCGCGCCCTGGGCGCCAAGCCGCCCCACGAACTCCGCCTCCTGCGCGACTGGGTGCGGGCACGCCCGCACGAGCGCAGCCGACGCAAGCCCGAGAACTTTCTGCCCCTGGCCCTGCGCGAAGGCCTGGAGGCACTGGATGCCGAGTTGCAGGGCCTGACCCGGCTCGTTTCCAACCACCCTGGCGAGGACGGCTCGGCCCGCCTGCTGCTGGCCCTGCGCGACGGCATGACAGTGGAAAGCGTGCTGCTGCCACGCGAGGGCTTGTGCGTGTCCAGCCAGGTCGGCTGTGCGGTCGGCTGCCAGTTCTGCATGACCGGGCGCGAGGGCCTGATCCGCCAAGTCACCAGCGCCGAAATCATTGCGCAAGTGGCCCTGGCACGCAGCCTGCGGCCGGTCAAGAAGGTCGTGTTCATGGGCATGGGCGAACCGGCCCACAACCTGGAGCATGTGCTGGAGGCGATCGAATTGCTGGGCCTGGAAGGCAATATCGGCCACAAGAACCTGGTGTTCTCGACCGTGGGCGACCCGCGCGTGTTCGAGCGCCTGCCCCTGGGCCCGGTCAAGCCGGCTCTGGCCTTGTCCCTGCACACCAGCCGCGCTGACTTGCGCGAACGCCTGCTGCCGCGCGCGCCGCAGCTGACACCGGAGGAGCTGGTCGCGCTGGGCGAAGACTACGCGCGCAAGACCGGCTATCCCATCCAGTACCAGTGGACCTTGCTGGACGGCATCAATGACACGGCCGAGGAGCTGGACGGCATCGTGCGGCTGCTCAAGGGCAAGTACGCCATCCTGAACATGATTCCCTACAACAGCGTGCCCGAGCTGCCCTTCACCCGGCCCAGCTGGGACAAGGCCGAGGGCATCGCCCGCGCCCTGCACCAGCGCGGTGTGCTGACCAAGCTGCGCGATTCGGCCGGCCAGGATGTGGACGGCGGCTGCGGCCAGTTGCGCGCCCGGGCGCTGGCCAGCGATGGCAGCGCCAGCGACGCGGTGATCCGCGTGCAGCGGCGCAGCGCCGGGGCGCACTGA
- a CDS encoding methyl-accepting chemotaxis protein: MVNNKARFGIAARLYALAVFLCLSLGGVALVAYFKLARVDQTAEITQSMRVPQLTRIAAVELNITRVSLQLRHAMLARSPAEMQGALDDISAKRQEIDKLLRAYEGDLSTSGGSAGFDKLAEPLSRFWLAGMANLDLIKAGQKDEAFAFLVDRTIPARNEVLALLADTVLQQQSALHHDIEGMQDETRITWRLVVGLATLSLVILLVFSIHVARLLKRRVQQAQQLTERVRDGDLAHPELDRELDEFSPLLAALDEMRLALTQLVGGVRGNAERVSGASSEIAQGNLDLSSRTEEQASALQQTAATMDVLSHTVRHNADSAQQAKQLSINASMVAEQGGDVVGQVVSTMKDINESSRKISDIIAVIDGIAFQTNILALNAAVEAARAGEQGRGFAVVASEVRALAQRSAGAAKEIKTLISASVEQVEQGSDLVDQAGQTMGEIVSAIKRVADIVGEISAASQEQSRGVAQVNEAITQMDKTTQQNAALVEQSAAAAESLEGQANELVQAMAVFKLQT; encoded by the coding sequence ATGGTGAATAACAAGGCACGGTTTGGAATTGCCGCTCGGCTCTATGCCCTGGCTGTGTTTTTGTGCCTGTCGCTCGGGGGGGTGGCCTTGGTCGCCTACTTCAAGTTGGCTCGTGTGGATCAGACGGCCGAGATCACGCAGAGCATGCGGGTCCCCCAGCTGACCCGAATAGCTGCTGTGGAACTCAACATCACCCGTGTTTCGTTGCAGCTGCGCCATGCCATGCTGGCGCGCAGCCCGGCCGAAATGCAGGGGGCCCTCGATGACATCAGCGCCAAGCGCCAGGAGATCGACAAGCTGCTCAGGGCCTATGAGGGCGATCTGTCTACCTCGGGTGGTAGTGCGGGGTTTGACAAGCTCGCAGAGCCACTTTCCCGTTTCTGGCTTGCAGGGATGGCCAATCTCGATCTCATCAAAGCAGGCCAGAAGGACGAAGCCTTTGCCTTTTTGGTGGATCGAACCATTCCTGCCCGCAACGAGGTCCTTGCCCTTCTGGCCGATACAGTCTTGCAGCAGCAGAGCGCACTTCACCATGACATCGAGGGCATGCAGGATGAAACGCGGATCACCTGGCGGTTGGTGGTCGGGCTGGCGACCTTGTCTTTGGTGATCTTGCTGGTGTTTTCGATCCATGTGGCTCGCTTGCTCAAACGGCGTGTTCAACAGGCCCAGCAGTTGACCGAGCGCGTGCGTGATGGCGATTTGGCACACCCCGAGCTTGACCGCGAGCTGGATGAGTTTTCGCCCTTGTTGGCTGCACTCGATGAGATGCGCCTGGCCTTGACACAATTGGTTGGCGGCGTGCGCGGCAATGCCGAGCGGGTCTCGGGGGCCAGCAGCGAGATCGCGCAGGGCAATCTGGACCTGTCTTCTCGCACCGAGGAGCAGGCCTCCGCATTGCAGCAGACGGCGGCGACCATGGATGTGCTCAGCCACACCGTGCGCCACAACGCCGACAGTGCGCAGCAGGCCAAGCAGCTGTCCATCAACGCCTCCATGGTGGCCGAACAAGGCGGCGATGTCGTCGGCCAGGTGGTCAGCACCATGAAGGACATCAACGAGTCCTCGCGCAAGATCTCGGACATCATCGCCGTCATTGACGGCATCGCCTTCCAGACCAATATCCTGGCTCTGAACGCGGCCGTGGAAGCTGCGCGGGCCGGCGAACAAGGCCGCGGATTTGCCGTGGTGGCCAGCGAGGTGCGCGCTCTGGCGCAACGCAGCGCCGGTGCGGCCAAGGAGATCAAGACCCTGATCAGCGCCAGTGTCGAGCAGGTCGAGCAGGGCAGCGATCTGGTCGATCAGGCCGGTCAAACCATGGGCGAGATCGTCAGCGCCATCAAGCGCGTGGCCGACATCGTCGGCGAGATCAGCGCCGCCAGCCAGGAGCAAAGCCGCGGTGTGGCCCAGGTCAACGAGGCCATCACCCAGATGGACAAGACCACTCAGCAGAACGCAGCCTTGGTCGAACAGTCGGCCGCTGCAGCCGAGAGCCTGGAAGGTCAGGCCAATGAGCTGGTCCAGGCCATGGCGGTGTTCAAGCTGCAGACCTGA